The following are encoded together in the Mycosarcoma maydis chromosome 4, whole genome shotgun sequence genome:
- a CDS encoding uncharacterized protein (related to DNA polymerase kappa), protein MNFFRDRDVNSNVFDDPNNDPTAPSPTTSPRKSHKFDPQPLNADSPDDAALASLRKRMAGPSSAKAGLAKDQDEINRIIYEVSKGSKFFENERKKDAQTTERINALLARRDQKLLQVSPGSAEWLAIERKIEDIATRLENSRDLSRTILHTDIDMFYAAVELARDPSLKGKCFGVGSGVLVTASYEARRGYGVRSGMAVFVAKALCPHLIVVKNDMQSYVQASQKVMAIFEQYDENLAKASLDEAYLDITEYVEQNASSIDQVVQQLRNQVRSHTQLTVSVGIAPNTMLAKISSDRNKPDGQFRIQPDRKVIVDFMRNLPCRKIPGIGRVNERILESLGVTTCGEIWDKRVELWLSFDGKIEWLIKAHLGIGNTVVEPSKREERKSVGREHTFSPTSDTKALLDLLKESAQRVEQDLARLDFKAKTITLVAKRDNFQRFSRARTSTRLVHRAEELYDITSSLLMQEIEREGAISLRLIGVRVTQLVDLRGAAAGEERLRKLLQAKTSDSNAEGEEGASARLKLRKTTKEWQEEEERQLALAIKQSLEGIPDRFNEVDDLSQDDPVIRSRSQTSTAGRVSLQPSTEQGGDSKTIRTSKPQGDTVPSKVPPPSKGEVQCPVCDKTVLGSNDQLNAHVDTCLDQSAINTIPTDCASRPAPSHRSNRSNLPPKRKRGPLDSFVRRK, encoded by the coding sequence ATGAACTTTTTTCGAGATAGAGACGTCAATAGCAACGTCTTTGACGATCCCAACAACGATCCAACCGCTCCTTCGCCCACAACATCACCGCGTAAATCGCACAAGTTCGATCCGCAACCTCTGAATGCCGACTCGcccgacgatgctgctctcgccAGCTTGCGAAAGCGTATGGCCGGCCCGTCTTCCGCCAAGGCAGGTTTAGCAAAAGATCAGGACGAAATCAACAGAATCATCTACGAGGTCTCCAAAGGTAGCAAATTCTTCGAGAATGAGCGCAAAAAGGATGCTCAGACCACAGAACGCATCAATGCCTTGCTGGCGCGTCGAGATCAGAAGCTGCTTCAAGTCTCTCCCGGAAGCGCCGAGTGGCTGGCCATCGAACGCAAGATCGAGGATATCGCTACACGCCTCGAAAACAGCCGCGATCTCTCCCGCACCATCCTCCACACTGACATTGACATGTTTTACGCCGCTGTAGAGCTAGCACGAGACCCTTCACTGAAAGGCAAGTGCTTTGGCGTCGGCTCTGGCGTACTCGTCACTGCATCCTacgaagctcgacgaggctaTGGCGTGCGTAGCGGCATGGCTGTCTTTGTGGCCAAGGCGCTTTGTCCGCATCTCATCGTCGTAAAGAATGACATGCAGAGCTACGTTCAGGCTAGTCAAAAGGTCATGGCCATCTTTGAGCAGTACGACGAAAACTTGGCCAAAGcttcgctcgacgaggccTACCTTGATATCACCGAGTACGTAGAGCAAAACGCAAGTTCGATCGACCAGGTGGttcagcagctgcgcaacCAGGTCCGAAGCCACACTCAGCTCACCGTCAGTGTTGGCATCGCGCCCAATACCATGTTGGCCAAAATCTCGTCCGACAGAAACAAGCCTGACGGTCAGTTTCGTATACAGCCGGATCGGAAGGTGATTGTTGATTTCATGCGCAACCTCCCCTGCCGCAAGATTCCCGGCATCGGTCGTGTCAACGAACGTATCCTCGAGAGCCTAGGTGTCACCACCTGTGGAGAGATCTGGGACAAGCGCGTGGAGCTCTGGCTTTCCTTTGACGGCAAGATCGAATGGCTCATCAAGGCACATCTTGGTATCGGCAACACTGTCGTCGAGCCGAGCAAACGTGAGGAGCGCAAGAGTGTTGGACGCGAACACACCTTCAGTCCCACCTCTGACACAAAGGCCTTGCTCGACCTCCTCAAAGAATCGGCTCAACGAGTCGAGCAAGATCTGGCGCGGCTGGATTTCAAGGCCAAAACCATCACTCTCGTTGCCAAGCGCGATAACTTTCAGCGCTTTTCGCGCGCGAGAACCTCGACCCGACTGGTGCATCGCGCCGAAGAGCTCTACGACATTACCAGCTCATTGTTGATGCAAGAGATTGAACGCGAGGGAGCTATCTCTCTCCGTCTCATTGGCGTTCGCGTGAcgcagcttgtcgatcttCGTGGCGCAGCGGCTGGCGAGGAGAGGCTACGCAAACTGCTTCAGGCCAAGACCTCCGATTCTAATGCGGAAGGTGAAGAGGGGGCGTCAGCCCGACTGAAGCTGCGCAAGACCACAAAAGAgtggcaagaagaagaggagcgcCAACTTGCGCTTGCCATCAAGCAGTCGCTCGAAGGCATTCCAGACCGGTTCAATGAAGTCGACGACCTCAGCCAGGATGATCCAGTTATCCGATCTCGGTCTCAGACATCCACTGCAGGTCGTGTCTCACTACAGCCTTCGACGGAACAAGGTGGCGACTCGAAGACGATACGTACATCCAAGCCACAAGGTGACACGGTGCCTAGTAAAGTCCCGCCGCCATCAAAGGGCGAGGTGCAATGTCCCGTCTGCGACAAGACAGTGCTTGGTTCGAATGATCAGCTCAACGCTCACGTTGATACCTGCTTAGATCAGTCAGCCATCAACACCATTCCCACTGACTGCGCTTCACGACCTGCACCATCACACCGGAGTAATCGTTCCAATCTGCCGCCCAAGAGGAAGCGCGGACCACTGGACTCGTTTGTTCGTCGAAAATGA
- a CDS encoding uncharacterized protein (related to ATG4 - essential for autophagy) produces the protein MTDSSSHAVDRHHSNLGLHNVAIPDSSLDPASSPDFPLAASGSTKQALPKKGFRVRVNSFGAAVMLNSKATSSSDPAPLAQQPKSSKFKMRARSATVNNLQMPTSHSVQADNFNPASSSCAPLSPTPHHHSPPPHSPQTRDPTLLSPAASKQSELSVTAESGNGFNRRKFFGRSNSIRSLLGGNSATSSNTTKAGSSHVSEPNPGTITTTTTTPTMGSGLLRRMSSKSFLNLNQPKTGAKAANNSSSDDLSSTTSVESHASRRFSDSLKGMRSRRGNSISKDTTKSRSLSSRSSSEARTARLTHKEILPPNSSRRSTDSTHSSLSVSSAEPHPPSSEADHSGNMAQPAREAQDSFTNAPRRLTGWLYNMVSSDNTPSSVEVGAPLSPVREADAIDFSPSSPTTHRQNPRILSHQTPAQSLAASSQVDASQPVSTTSSASTRSKAGALFQSLSNASPNRAVRMTNAATGDNNGSGSVPGTTSHTISSNHGGASSNSTSNATTGGANTGSWVPGGVNFDRAFKFFMDHDPSSKDDEGIWLLGVWHGPRQAGKVNSSEASVLPPDLSTSTSPCAPEMTASTTSNARNIDRPRASSPSSSLSASSPRQSPSELVHASLASLPPLHDRASIPTTRNESRVGSSISTAATASTSNSIRTKSSTTSFSVVNQASIPAAVDRQFAFQPDFASRIWCTYRNHFAPISRDGTISDQAASAAENMGVAQESVLQDTSASSTCSAVPSSSEATRSSSPPASTGRGWLGRKTAESNAAQDAALQANSPLGLGAALGAGYANASSTLGERMGITNLWSRATAAAQAAGFSRAGLTTDSGWGCMLRTGQSLLANALLNVHLGRSWLREAPPMRQMDFLEQLASLSLDSSVEMQSLQEWREKRARHAAYIKILSWFLDDPSPACPFGVHRMAREGKRLGKEVGEWFGPSTAAGAIKQLVTEFPDAGIAVELAHDGVFYLDEVRLAAGARSALQSGKGRQGDAAVTWRRPVVILIGIRLGLDSVNPIYYESVKETFSFPHSVGIAGGRPSSSYYFMGHQGNSLFYLDPHNVRPAVALRYPPSTFPTAVPHQLDVAHRFALEDKDDELEWWSHAYTEAQTSTFHCEKVRRMPIKSLDPSMLLGFLVKDEEDLMDLCTRIKGLPKTIFSFAESAPKWVDDDDFDPSMESISEPSVDEESEVDGEDKQDVQATHEGEPMQRTRASANAEDTSPASSKGTDARSSDKMFRESQQRTAAWLGQGQRLNSSREASHASSVSGGGIAFPSLDLLTPQSEGHTLQRPSRSDVRQVSTSSATTTRPARRALETVPAAGSKVGRELTVSQSTASPYTEQTPPWRSPGKLGTNESSSTVHLSDSEVGSGWEEVSDGGTIAPSGYAGASVLRTSSPFRVSLATKSPTTGVQGTADGGQVVDVAASDLIEGDLVSLDMNPPEEAQGGATHLLSHTSKSSATTDTVTASSASDSAATAQDESYFGLTSAHKPLALPRRRSQSKGSPIELATAVPTDDAPPVPVVPAAFLAELGQSKNKSNAAPDLNDSDDDF, from the coding sequence ATGACAGATTCTTCCAGTCATGCCGTTGATCGGCACCACTCCAATCTTGGCCTGCACAATGTAGCAATACCTGACTCGTCACTCGACCCTGCGTCTTCACCTGATTTCCCCCTAGCAGCATCAGGCTCCACAAAACAAGCGCTTCCCAAAAAGGGTTTCCGAGTTCGCGTCAACTCGTTTGGCGCCGCTGTCATGCTGAATAGCAAGGCCACCTCATCCTCCGATCCAGCGCCATTAGCACAGCAGCCCAAATCGTCCAAATTCAAGATgcgagctcgatcagcCACAGTGAACAACCTTCAGATGCCTACCTCGCATTCCGTTCAAGCGGATAATTTCAATCCAGCCTCATCCTCGTGCGCGCCACTATCCCCAACCCCTCACCATCATTCTCCGCCACCGCATTCTCCGCAAACTCGTGATCCAACTCTCCTCTCACCTGCCGCCTCCAAGCAATCCGAACTATCGGTTACGGCCGAGTCGGGGAATGGCTTTAATCGTCGCAAGTTCTTCGGCAgaagcaacagcatcagGAGTCTCCTTGGTGGTAACTCGGCTACCTCATCAAATACCACCAAGGCAGGCTCCTCACACGTCAGCGAACCAAACCCAGGCACGATcacaacaacaacaacaacaccTACAATGGGCTCTGGACTTCTGAGGCGCATGAGCAGTAAAAGCTTCCTCAACCTCAACCAGCCCAAAACGGGTGCTAAAGCCGCTAACAACTCGTCTTCTGATGACCTCTCATCCACGACATCCGTCGAGTCTCACGCCTCTCGACGCTTTTCTGACTCGCTCAAGGGCATGCGTTCTCGACGCGGAAATTCCATCTCGAAAGATACGACTAAATCGCGATCCCTCTCATCGCGCTCAAGCTCTGAAGCTCGCACCGCCCGCCTCACGCACAAGGAGATTCTCCCCCCCAACAGCTCCCGCAGAAGCACCGATAGCACACATTCCAGTTTATCTGTCAGCTCAGCCGAGCCACACCCGCCTTCATCGGAAGCAGACCACTCTGGTAACATGGCACAACCCGCCCGTGAAGCTCAGGACTCTTTCACCAACGCTCCCAGGCGCCTCACCGGATGGCTCTACAATAtggtcagcagcgacaACACTCCCTCGTCCGTAGAGGTTGGCGCACCCCTCTCTCCCGTtcgagaagcagacgcTATCGACTTTTCCCCCTCCAGCCCTACGACTCATCGTCAAAATCCTCGCATTTTATCTCACCAAACGCCAGCGCAGTCGCTCGCCGCATCGTCTCAAGTCGATGCCAGTCAGCCTGTTTCCACGACCAGTAGCGCTTCAACTCGCTCAAAGGCCGGCGCTCTGTTCCAGTCTCTGTCCAATGCTAGCCCAAATCGAGCCGTTAGGATGACCAATGCAGCCACTGGCGACAACAACGGCTCTGGTTCCGTGCCAGGAACCACCAGCCATACTATCTCGAGCAACCATGGCGGCGCTTCGTCAAATTCTACCAGCAACGCAACCACTGGTGGCGCAAACACAGGCAGTTGGGTTCCAGGCGGCGTCAATTTCGATCGCGCGTTTAAGTTCTTCATGGACCACGATCCTAGTAGCAAAGACGATGAGGGCATCTGGTTGCTCGGCGTTTGGCATGGGCCTCGACAAGCGGGTAAAGTGAATTCTTCAGAAGCATCGGTCTTGCCACCAGACTTGTCCACGTCCACATCACCGTGCGCTCCTGAAATGACAGcgtccaccacctcgaaTGCACGAAACATCGATAGGCCCCGAGCGTCTTCGCCCTCGTCCAGCCTCTCCGCATCCTCTCCGCGTCAGAGTCCTTCCGAACTGGTCCATGCCTCTCTTGCGTCCTTGCCGCCATTGCACGACCGTGCTTCGATCCCAACCACCAGAAATGAAAGCCGCGTGGGCAGCTCGATTTCCACCGCGGCGACCGCCTCAACCTCCAACAGCATTCGCACCAAGTCGTCAACTACCAGCTTTAGCGTCGTAAACCAGGCTTCCATTCCTGCTGCAGTCGATCGCCAATTTGCTTTTCAACCTGACTTTGCTTCGAGGATCTGGTGTACCTATCGCAACCACTTTGCGCCCATCTCGAGGGACGGCACCATCTCGGATCAAGCTGCCTCAGCGGCTGAGAATATGGGTGTGGCTCAAGAATCCGTGTTGCAAGATACGTCTGCGtcatcgacatgctcgGCCGTACCTTCATCCTCAGAGGCGACTCGGTCGAGTAGCCCACCTGCTTCTACCGGCCGCGGTTGGTTGGGCCGCAAGACTGCGGAAAGCAACGCTGCTCAGGACGCTGCACTACAAGCCAACTCTCCATTGGGACTTGGCGCAGCGTTGGGAGCTGGCTATGCGAACGCCTCGTCAACGTTGGGCGAAAGGATGGGCATCACCAACCTCTGGAGCAGGGCCACTGCCGCTGCTCAGGCTGCCGGGTTCAGTCGCGCTGGTCTTACAACCGACTCTGGATGGGGATGCATGCTTCGCACTGGTCAGAGTCTTTTGGCCAATGCCCTGCTAAATGTCCACCTCGGTCGTTCCTGGCTGCGAGAAGCACCCCCGATGCGGCAGATGGATTTTTTGGAACAGCTCGCTAGTCTATCGCTTGACTCCTccgtcgagatgcagagctTGCAGGAATGGAGAGAAAAGCGAGCTCGTCATGCCGCCTATATCAAGATTCTCAGCTGGTTTCTCGACGACCCAAGTCCTGCCTGTCCCTTTGGCGTACATCGCATGGCCAGAGAAGGCAAGCGGCTCGGCAAAGAAGTCGGAGAGTGGTTCGGACCttccacagcagcaggcgccATCAAGCAGCTGGTTACCGAATTTCCGGACGCTGGCATCGCTGTTGAGCTCGCGCATGATGGCGTTTTTTAcctcgacgaggtgcgGTTGGCAGCAGGCGCCAGATCCGCGCTGCAGTCCGGGAAAGGACGACAgggcgatgctgctgtcaCCTGGCGTAGACCGGTAGTCATCTTGATCGGCATccgcctcggtctcgacagTGTCAATCCGATCTACTACGAATCTGTCAAGGAAACCTTCTCGTTCCCACACAGCGTTGGCATAGCTGGAGGTCGACCCTCCTCCTCGTATTACTTTATGGGTCATCAGGGCAACTCGCTCTTCTACCTCGATCCGCACAATGTCCGCCCTGCTGTTGCGCTCCGTTATCCTCCTAGCACCTTTCCAACTGCCGTGCCGCATCAACTTGATGTGGCCCATCGCTTTGCGCTCGAGGACAAGGATGATGAGCTAGAATGGTGGTCGCACGCCTATACAGAAGCTCAGACCTCGACGTTCCACTGCGAAAAGGTGCGCAGAATGCCGATCAAGTCGCTAGACCCCAGTATGCTGTTGGGCTTCTTGGTCAaggatgaagaggatcTCATGGATCTGTGCACCCGCATCAAGGGTTTGCCAAAGACCATTTTTTCCTTTGCTGAGTCTGCGCCAAAGTGggtcgatgacgatgattTCGACCCGAGCATGGAGAGCATTTCGGAGCCTTCCGTCGATGAGGAGTCTGAGGTTGATGGCGAGGACAAACAAGATGTGCAGGCTACACACGAAGGTGAGCCTATGCAGAGAACGCGTGCGTCAGCGAACGCTGAGGACACTTCTCCTGCATCTTCGAAGGGAACGGACGCGAGATCAAGCGACAAGATGTTTAGAGAGAGTCAACAGAGAACTGCGGCATGGCTCGGTCAAGGCCAACGCTTGAACAGCTCGAGGGAGGCATCGCACGCGAGTTCTGTAAGCGGTGGCGGGATCGCGTTTCCATCTCTCGACTTACTCACACCTCAATCGGAAGGACACACACTACAGAGACCGTCGCGTTCGGATGTTCGACAGGTGTCGACATCTTCAGCTACGACCACACGGCCAGCGCGAAGAGCGCTGGAAACTGTACCCGCGGCAGGTTCGAAGGTTGGCCGAGAACTCACGGTGTCCCAGTCCACCGCTTCTCCTTACACGGAGCAAACCCCGCCTTGGCGCAGTCCCGGCAAACTCGGCACAAATGAAAGCTCCTCGACTGTGCACCTGTCTGACTCGGAGGTAGGATCTGGGTGGGAGGAGGTTTCGGACGGCGGCACGATTGCACCTTCTGGCTATGCAGGGGCTAGCGTGCTGCGAACGAGCTCACCATTTCGAGTGTCTTTGGCAACGAAAAGCCCTACTACTGGTGTTCAAGGGACCGCAGATGGTGGACAAGTGGTCGATGTGGCCGCCTCCGACCTGATCGAGGGTGACTTGGTAAGCCTCGATATGAATCCACCTGAGGAGGCGCAAGGCGGAGCGACGCATCTGCTGTCGCACACGAGCAAGAGCTCTGCTACGACAGACACGGTGACGGCAAGCTCTGCGAGCGACTCAGCTGCGACAGCTCAAGATGAGAGCTACTTTGGCCTAACATCTGCCCACAAACCACTGGCGTTGCCAAGGAGGAGGTCGCAGTCCAAAGGTTCACcgatcgagttggcgaCAGCTGTGCCAACCGATGATGCACCGCCTGTACCTGTCGTCCCTGCCGCGTTTCTTGCGGAACTTGGACAGAGCAAGAACAAGAGCAATGCTGCGCCTGATCTCAACGAtagcgacgacgactttTAG
- a CDS encoding putative nucleosome assembly protein I, producing the protein MSGAQEIGRSKNSDAVAPTPQNTPLSNAPLTREALSRPTVGTIGEEDENAVDVAAALQGNSALAAMVQDKLSSLVGRSSGYVESLPTHVRRRVEGLKGVQVEHHKIEADFQKEILELEKKYAQRYKPLYERRAAIIQGKQEPTADEVKAGEAVDADEEDDEEPESLADVQAPADGAHGIPEFWLTALKNHIALSELITERDEEALRALVDVRMSYLVDQAGFKLEFEFDASKNDYFSNPVLTKTYYYQDEVGFSGDLVYDHAEGCKIEWREDKDLTHKVETKKQRNKNTNQTRTVKRSVPVESFFNFFNPPKPPKNGEVEDEDADLDELDERLELDYQIGEDLKDRIIPHAVDFFTGKALQYEDLDELDDADFDDDDDEAEDEDDDQPRRSQLGASVGSQMAGSQDPQECKQQ; encoded by the coding sequence ATGTCGGGCGCTCAGGAGATCGGCAGGAGCAAAAACTCCGATGCCGTTGCGCCTACACCCCAGAACACCCCGCTCAGCAACGCTCCTCTCACCCGCGAGGCGCTTTCGCGACCTACCGTCGGTACCATCGGtgaggaggacgagaacgccgtcgacgtcgctgctgctctgcagGGCAACAGTGCTCTTGCCGCCATGGTTCAGGATAAGCTTTCGAGTCTTGTCGGTCGCTCCTCTGGCTACGTCGAGTCGCTCCCCACCCATGTTCGTCGTCGTGTAGAGGGTCTCAAGGGTGTTCAGGTCGAGCACCACAAGATCGAGGCCGACTTCCAAAAGGAaatcctcgagctcgagaagaaatACGCTCAGCGATACAAGCCTCTCTATGAGCGACGAGCCGCCATCATCCAGGGTAAGCAGGAGCCCACCGCCGACGAGGTCAAGGCCGGTGAGGccgtcgatgccgatgaagaagacgacgaagagccCGAGTCGCTCGCCGACGTCCAGGCGCCTGCTGACGGCGCTCACGGAATTCCCGAGTTCTGGCTTACCGCACTCAAGAACCACATTGCGCTCTCGGAACTCATCAccgagcgagacgaggaggCTCTGCGTGCTCTTGTTGACGTCCGCATGAGCTACCTCGTTGATCAGGCCGGCTTCAAGCTGGAATTCGAGTTTGACGCCTCCAAGAACGACTACTTCTCCAACCCCGTGCTGACCAAGACCTACTACTACCAGGACGAAGTCGGATTCTCGGGCGATCTGGTCTACGACCACGCCGAGGGCTGCAAGATCGAGTGGAGGGAGGACAAGGACCTCACCCACAAAGTTGAGACCAAGAAACAGCGAAACAAGAACACCAACCAGACGCGCACCGTCAAGCGCTCGGTACCTGTCGAGTCGTTCTTCAACTTTTTCAACCCACCCAAGCCACCCAAGAAcggcgaggtggaggacgaggatgccgacctggacgagctggacgagcgtctcgagctcgactaCCAGATTGGTGAGGATCTCAAGGACAGGATCATTCCTCATGCCGTCGACTTTTTCACGGGCAAGGCGCTGCAGTATGAAGaccttgacgagcttgacgatgccgactttgacgatgacgacgacgaggccgaggacgaagacgacgaccaGCCGCGCCGATCGCAGCTCGGCGCCTCCGTCGGTTCTCAGATGGCCGGTTCGCAAGACCCGCAGGAGTGCAAGCAGCAGTAA